The following DNA comes from Streptococcus pasteurianus.
ATTTTGTCATTGTTTTTAAATTAGATGACGACGAGGCATTTTACGCCCTCAATCGTTCAAAACTTGGATATGATCATGAGTTGAAACGTCTCAAACGTTTTACCAAATCGACACTTTATCAAGGGATTTTATCCGTTCCGCTAAAGGCACGTCAGACGATTCAGATTTTGCAGGTACCAAGTGATAAAAAGTTGCTGAAGGCTTACGTGACCTATTACGATAAGGCAAGCATTGATTGGTTGTGCTTTGGCAAGAAAGCCAACCTAGACGATGTTTATGATCCCTTTCGTGATGCGCACTCGGCGCTTTTTCACTCAGATGATTCTGACAATGCCATATCTTATGATGATTATCAGGGTATTCAGGATTTCCATCCTTTTTCACTTTTAGATAATCAAGCCGTTGCTACTCCATGTTTTTACCAAGACCCGAAAAAAAACAAGCAAATTGCTCTGCAATTGATGGGCTGGTATTATCATGGGCAGCAGCTCAAAATCAATTGGAAACCCGACAATCAGCACAATGCACGCTGGCGCTCGTCGGTTGTAGCGATTGACCGAAAGACTCGCCGTTATTTTTTTCAAGGAAATATTTATCAAGAAAAAGGAACTGACCCCGTCTTTTTAGAGAATCTTTTATTTGATTGTGATTTGAAAAATAGCAGAGCAGCAAAAGCAGAGTTTGACAGATTTATTCAAGAGATAAAAGAACAAGAGCGCGAGGCTTTGCTAAAGCTGCGCTGACAATCAAAGAGGTTTTTGAGTCCGCTTTTTATTTGTGCTATAATATTTTCTGACTGAAAACAATATTAGAAAGTATGAAAATGACAGATATTGACATTGAACGTTATCATGAACTAGCTCAACAAAAACAAAAAGAACACCGCAAATTTTTAGCAACACTCAAGAAAAAAGCTCCTAAAAATCTTGATAAAATTACTCAAGAAATTCACACAGAAGTTTTTAACGAGATTGATTGTACAAAATGTGCTAACTGCTGCAAAAGCTTAGGTCCTCTGTTTACAGAAGCAGATATCACACGCATTTCAAAAGTCTTTCGCATGAAACTTGGCGTATTTGAAGACATGTACCTTCGTGTCGATGAAGACGGCGACAAAGTCTTTCAATCAATGCCTTGTCCATTTTTAGGCGATGACAATCTTTGCACCATTTACGACGTCCGACCAAAAGCATGCCGTGAATTTCCGCACACAGACCGCAAAAAAATCTATCAAATTAATAACCTAACCATCAAAAACACCCTTTTCTGCCCCGCAGCCTACCTCTTTGTTGAAAAACTCAAAGAACGATTGGAAGGGAAATAAAGATTTAGAAAGTATCTCATTTTGAGGTGCTTTTTTCCTATCCCTTACTACGTCTGGTTTTTCATGAAAGCGGTAAAATTTACAATCAAATTAATGTACTTTATTTGAAAATCATAGTAAGCTTACAGTATTCGAAATAGAGGAGGGCAGTTATGTTTTTAGCATGGAATGAAATGAAACACTCGAAGCTGCGTTATGGATTAGTGGTTGGAGTGATTTTCTTGATTGCTTACTTGGTCTTTTTCCTGACGGGTTTGGCTAATGGTTTAGCCCAGACCAATCGCTCGGCGGTTGATTCTTGGAAATCTGATTATGTCATTTTAAATGAGCAAGCTAATAAAAATCTGCGCATGTCACGCTTTTCAGTCGACTTAAAAAATGATGTTAACGCTGATAAAATGGCAGAATTGACACAAGCTTCTACGACAATTAAAGACAAGGAAAAAAATAAAATTAATGTCAATTTATTCGCGATTAAGCAGGATGAATTTCTACGTCCGAAGTTGAGTGAAGGAAAGCTTTTCTCAAAAACAGGAGAAGTCGTCGCTGATAGTAGCTTAAAAAAATCATATCAATTAAAAATTGGTGACAAAATTACTCTTGGAGATAGTACTAAAAAGCTAACTATTACTGGTTTTACAGATAATGCGAGCTTTAATGTTCAGCCAGTCCTTTACATGACAAAAGAAACACTGGCAAGCGTCCTTGCGGATAATGCTCAAGTAAATACAATCAGTGCTCTAGTGATTCGTGGCAAGGTAAATCAGGTTCCTAAAGAGCTTGAGAGCATGACCACATCAACGTTTATTGAAAATCTTCCAGGTTATAAAGCTCAGAATCTGACTTTTTCCTTTATGATTGGCTTTTTGATTGTGATAGCAGCGATTGTCATTGGAATATTCATCTATATTTTGACACTGCAGAAAAAAGCAATCTTTGGTGTTTTAAAAGCGCAAGGCATTTCTAACGGCTATCTATCACGGATGGTTTTCGCACAGACCTTTATTTTAGCCATATTAGCGGTTAGTCTCGGCTTAGCGTTAACCCTGCTCAGTGCCGTTTTTCTACCAACATCAGTTCCGTTTCAGGTAAATCCACTCTTTTTTGCAGGAATTAGTGTGCTGATGGTTCTTATTGCCGTTTTTGGTGCACTTTTCTCAGTGGTAAGCATTGTCAAAGTTGACCCTTTAAAGGCAATCGGTTAGGAGATAATTATGACAGCAATTGAATTAATCAATATCAAAAAATATTTCAAAGATGGTCCAGATCAAATTGAAGCTCTGAAAGAGACAAATTTGACGATTAACAAAGGTGAATTTGTTGCCGTTATTGGCCCGTCAGGTTCTGGAAAAAGTACTTTTTTGACCATTATTGGTGGCCTGCAATCACCGTCACAAGGTGAAGTGAGATTGAACGGCCAAGCTTTTAGCCAGAAAAAAGAAAAAGCGCGTGCTAAGATGCGTTTTGACCAGATTGGCTTTATCTTGCAAGCTTCCAACCTAGTACCCTTTTTAAAAATCAAAGATCAGCTACGCTTAGTTGACAAGATTGATAAGAAAAAACAGCGCGAATCGATTGACAGCCTTTTTGACCAGCTGGGTATTGCCAGTATCGCAGACAAATATCCTGAGGAAATTTCTGGCGGGCAAAGGCAACGAGTGGCGATAGCCAGAGCCTTGTATAATGACCCAACGATTATCTTGGCTGATGAGCCAACAGCAAGTTTGGACACTGAAAAAGCCATGGAAGTTGTCAAAATTCTAGCTGACGAGGCCAAAGAAAAGAATAAAGCAGTCTTAATGGTTACGCACGACAGACGTTTAGTCTCTTATTGTGACCGATTGTTGGTCATGGAAGACGGCGTTTTACGAGAAGAAGAGATTGCTGCTTATCAGTAGTAATTTGTCTTGAGATGCGATGTGTGATATAATGAGGTCAAATCTTACCGATTTAAAAAAGGGTCGTTAGTAAAGGAGACGTCATGATTACTTTTTTCTTACAAATGCGTCGGACATTGCGTGTCCTGTGGTCAATCTTTAAGGATGATGAAACCAGAGGAATTGCAGGTGTCACTGCTGTTTTATTGCTCAGTGGGACACTTTTTTATGCAAATGTAGAACATTTTACTTATTTGGATGCCCTTTATTTTTCATTTACAACTTTAACAACGATTGGCTACGGGGATATTTATCCCGTTACAGCAGCTGGAAAGATTTTTACCATGATGTATTCAGTTGTCGGATTAGGGGTTATGGGGAGTTTTCTAGCTGTTGTGGTTAAAAAATTGGGTCAATTGGATAAAAAAAAGTGAGAGAAGACCTGTGATTTATCGTGATTTATTGTTTGATTTGGACCATACTTTGCTTGATTTTAACGCGGCAGAAGATGTTGCTCTGACAGAACTTTTGACAGAGGCGCACGTGGATGATATTGAAACTTACAAAGAAGTTTATATTCCCATGAATCGTAAACTTTGGAATGATTTAAGTTTGAAAAAGATTACCAAAAAAGAATTGGTTGACACCCGTTTTTCTCGTTTATTTGCGCATTTTGGACATGAGGTTGATGGACATGCCTTTGCTATGCGCTATCAAGATTTTCTTAGCCAACAAGGTCAGACTCTTCCTGGGGCAGATCAGTTGTTAGACCAGCTAAATCAAGAAGGTTACCGCATTTTTGGTGCAACAAATGGCATTACCAAGATTCAAACTGGTCGCATGGCTAATTCAGGGATTAAAGATTATTTTGAACACGTCTTTATCTCTGACGAAGTTGGTTATCAAAAGCCAGATAAAGGCTTTTATGACGCCATTTCTGGAGCCATTTCACGATTTAATCAGGAAAAAGCTTTGATGATTGGTGATAATTTGCTGGCGGATATTCAAGGTGGCAATAATGCTGGCATCGATACTGTCTGGTATAACCCAGATAAAAAAATCAATCACACCGTAGCTAACCCAACCTACACCGTCCATAACTATCAAGAATTGCTAAAATTATTACGATAAAGATAAAAGCTAGAAGTTTTAACTTCTAGCTTTTATCTTTAATAATCGATTTTACGTTCTTCTGTGATAAGTTTAGCCATTTGTTCGGGGTTAATAATTTGAATCTGATGGCCAGTTTTTTCAATCATTTCTTCAGCGCGAAGTGATTTTACCATTCGTGCAATAGTCACTGAGTGCATGCCTAAGTAGCAGGCGATTTCTTGATAGGTAAAGAAGGTATTTAAAGCTAAATGACCTGATTCACATGGCTCAGCTTGGTCAAGTAAGAAGCGGCAGAATTGGACCAAAGCAGGTTCGTTTTTACTGCTGTGAAAATGTTCCATGAGATAAATATGATTTTCGGTCAATGTATTTAACATCAAGCTAACAACTGATGGAAATCCTAGCAAGTCTTGAAATTGACGATTAGAAATGCGGTAAGCCACGCAAGGCGTTTTGGCAACAATTGAAAATGATTTTTTCCCGTAATAGTTCAAATGCAGATTGTTCATCAATGGAACAAAGCCGACAAATTGTCGCTTTTTAAAGTATAGATAAGTTGTTTCTTTGCCATCACAAGAAATAGATGAAAGAGCACAGATGCCTGAAGATAGAATATAAATATCACCGCTTGTTTCGCCAGTGACGGACTGTGCGAGATTATCTCCCTTTTTAAAGGTCACACGTTCGCCGTATTGATAAAGTTCTGTAATATCTAGTGTAGAGTACATAATTACCCTTTCTAAAATTAACATAGGCTATATAACTATATAGTTTACGTTAAAAAAGCGTTTTTATCAAGCCAAAAAATCAGAAAAAGAGCTTAAAAATATCTTGATAATGATTTTTAAAATGACTATTTTTGCGCCAAATAAAGGTAAAATCATGACTTATGGCAGGAATATCCAAATTAATTTTTTGGAGTTTACCTGCAGAAATTTCTTTTTGAACCACGCTTTGATAAACAAAACTAATTCCCAGATTTTTTTGGACTAGCTCGCAAATGGTATTTAGATTACCAATTTCAGTGATTTTATGGAAATCAGAAATGGTTAGATTGGCCTCTTTGAGCATGATTTCAAGTATTTCACGGGTACCTGACCCTTGCTCGCGTACGATGATAGGATAGGCTAGTAGGTCTTCTAAAGAATAGCTTCCGCTTGCTAGGGGTGAGCCGGGAGAAGCGACCGCGATGAAAGATTCTGTGCGATAAGGCAGAAAATCGTATTTTTCTTTTGAAAAGAAACCTTCGATCAAGGCAAAATCAATCTGTCCATTATCAATAGCTTTTAACAGTGTCTCGGTATTATCCACCAGCATTTTGACTTGGAAATTCGGGTGATTTGCCAAAATATCCACTAAAGAATCGGTCAAAACATACTCGCCAATGGTTAAAGTAGCCCCAAAATTTAGCGGCTGTAAATCTTGCTTGAGCTGTGTCTTGAAATGCTTAATATCTGTGTCCATAGTCGTCAGCAAATCAAGCAATTCTTTGCCACTTTGTGTCAGCTGACATTGCTTGCCAGAAAAGGTAAAAAGCTTAGTTTGATACTCTGTCTCTAAAGTTTTGACATGCTTAGTGACTGCAGGTTGAGTGATATGCAATTCTTTAGCAGCTTGGGTAAAATTAAGCGTTTCGCAGACTTTCATAAAGGTAAAAACACGGTAATCAAGCATAATAATCTCCTATTATTTTTTTTTATTATATCATAATAAATCATAATTTTACATTATAACTTGTCCAGGTTATAATATTTTGTGAAAAGGAGTTTTTATTATGATGACAATTGAGAAAAAATTGCCGGGAATTATGTTTTGTGTGATTCTAGCTTTACCAGCCTGGTTTTTAGGGAATTTATTTCCACTTGTAGGAGCGCCAGTATTTGCAATTCTACTTGGGATGGTTATGGGGAATTTTCATAATAATCGCACCCAAACCACTGATGGTATTGCTTTTACATCAAAATATATTTTACAAGCGGCGGTTGTTTTATTAGGTTTTGGTTTAAACTTAACACAAGTTTTTAAAGTTGGGACACAGTCATTGCCAATTATTATTTCAACCATTGCAGTCTCGTTGGTTGTAGCGTTTTTATTGCAAAAATGGCTAAAATTGGATAGTAATATAGCAATCTTGGTTGGTGTTGGGTCATCTATTTGTGGTGGCTCAGCTATTGCCGCAACAGCACCAGTTATTAAAGCAAAAGATGAAGAAGTCGCAAAGAGTATTTCGGTTATCTTTCTTTTCAATATCTTAGCGGCACTAATTTTTCCAACGTTGGGAGAATTACTTCACCTATCTAACCAAGGTTTTGCGCTTTTTGCGGGAACAGCTGTCAATGATACGTCATCCGTTACGGCGACCGCGACAGCTTGGGATGCTGTTCACGGGTCAAATACCTTAGACGGTGCAACAATTGTGAAATTAACGCGCACATTGGCCATTATTCCGATTACTTTAGGACTGTCAATCTATAAAGCCTATCAAGATTCAAAAAATGGCAGAGCTAACCAAACGACTTTCCAATTGAAAAAAGCTTTTCCAATGTTTATTCTTTATTTCTTATTGGCTTCGATTGTCACGACAATTGTCAGCGGTTTAGGAATTGATACGGTTATTTTTGATAATCTTAAGACACTTTCAAAATTCTTTATTGTCATGGCAATGGGAGCTATTGGTCTTAACACGAATCCTATTAAACTTATTAAGACTGGTGGACAAGCTATTGGATTGGGAGCTACGTGTTGGATAGCTATCACCTGTGTCAGTCTCTGGATGCAACATCTTCTAGGGATTTGGTAATGAAAATGTAGGAACAATGTTTGTGACTATTCAAGCATTGTTTTTCTTTTTTAAAAAATGATAGCGTTTACTTGAAATCGTTTCCTTAAGTGCTATAATGACCTTGAAAACCTTAGTTAAATTTTATAAATAAAGACTATTAATCTAATGGTTAACAGTTGTAAGGCATGGAATTTAGCAACGATAAAGGAGGAAAAGGTACGATGGCATATAAAACAACTTATCCTTATACAAACGAGATTCTTGCGACTTTTGACAATGCAACGGATGAAGCGTTAGAGGAAGCTTTGGCAAATGGGCATGCGCTTTATAAAAAGTGGCGTGCTGAAGGTGGCTTAGCAGAGCGAAAAGCTCAATTGCGTAAGATTGCTGAGCTGCTACGTCGTGACGTTGACAAATACGCTGAAGTCATGACAAAAGATATGGGAAAATTGTTCGTGGAAGCTAAAGGCGAAGTGGACCTCTGTGCAGAAATTGCTGATTACTATGCTGATAAGGCAGAAGAATTTTTGAAACCACGTCCGCTTGAAAACATTAATGGTGATGCTTACTACATCAAGCAAGCGACAGGTGTTTTGGTAGCCGTTGAACCATGGAATTTCCCATTCTATCAAATCATGCGCGTCTTTGCACCAAACTTTATGATTGGAAATCCGATGATTTTGAAACATGCTTCAATCTGTCCAGCATCAGCACAAGCATTTGATGATTTGGTTTTGGAAGCAGGTGCACCAATTGGCGCATTCAAAAATCTCTTCCTTTCTTATGACCAAGTTTCCAAGGCTATCGCAGACCCACGTGTTGTTGGGGTTTGCTTGACTGGTTCTGAACGTGGTGGTGCTTCTATTGCAGCAGAAGCGGGAGCAAATTTGAAAAAATCATCTATGGAACTTGGGGGTAATGACGCCTTTATTATCCTAGAAGATGCTGATTTTGATTTGCTTGATAAGACCATTTTCTTTGCTCGTCTCTACAATGCTGGTCAAGTTTGTACCTCATCAAAACGTTTTGTCGTTGTTGGTCAAGAAAACTATGATAAATTCGTTGATATGGTAGTTAAACATTTCAAATCAGCTAAATGGGGTGACCCGATGGACCAAGCGACAACTTTAGCACCGTTGTCATCAGCAGCCGCAAAAGAAGAAGTGCTTGGTCAAATCAAATTAGCTAAGCAAAATGGTGCAACTGTGGTTTACGGTGATGAACCAATTGACCACCCCGGAAATTTTGTCATGCCAACTGTTTTGACAAATATCACCAAAGAAAATCCAATCTACAATCAGGAAATCTTTGGTCCAGTTGCTTCTATCTATAAAGTTGATACTGAAGAAGAAGCTATCGCGCTTGCCAATGATTCTAGCTATGGTCTTGGTGGTACCGTCTTTTCAGAAAATCTTAATCATGCCAAAGAAGTGGCTGCCAAGATTGAGACAGGGATGTCATTTATCAATTCTGGTTGGACATCACACCCAGAAATCCCATTTGGAGGCATTAAAAATTCAGGTTACGGTCGCGAATTAAGCGAACTCGGCTTTGATGCCTTTGTCAACGAACACCTTGTTTTCGTTCCAAATGATTAATTAACTCGCTCTCCTTTTATTTATATTTAAAATAGAAAACCGCAAACTAATTTAGCTTGCGGTTTTTGGATATGCTGAAAAAGTCTTATTTGTTAAATAACAGTTATGAAAAATCACGTAAATTTTTCCTTGGACCAGGATGTAGAATATTGTGATACTCACGTTTTCTTCGACGAACTGCCAGAATAGTAGCGATTGTATGCCCATGTTGTCGCACAAAGATAGGATATGATATCTAATAAATAATAGGGCACCTTGATAAAGAGATTCTGTCAGCGGATAACTACTGATAATGGCAATGACAGTTTCACTCTTCGATAAATCAATCTTGCCTTTATGTTATCAAAAAAAGCCAAATCCTAAAAATAAGAGGAACTTTTACCACAGCAATGCTAAAACGATTTTGTTATAATAGAGACATGAATGAACTGATTAAACATAAACTGGAACTATTGCCAGATAGCCCAGGATGCTATATACACAAGGATAAAAATGGCACGATTATTTATGTTGGTAAGGCAAAAAATCTGAAAAATCGTGTGCGTAGCTATTTTCATGGCAGCCATAATACCAAAACAGAACTTTTGGTTTCAGAAATAGAGGATTTTGAGTATATTGTCACAGGTTCCAATACCGAGGCGTTGCTTCTTGAAATCAATCTCATTCAAGAAAATATGCCAAAATACAATATCAAGCTCAAAGATGATAAATCCTATCCTTTCATCAAAATCACAACTAATGAGCAGTACCCACGTTTAATGATTACCCGCCAAATCAAAAAAGACGGTGCCATGTATTTTGGACCCTATCCTGACTCAGGAGCGGCAACGGAAATCAAACGCCTGTTAGACCGCATTTTTCCATTTAAGAAATGTACCAATCCTGCTAATAAAGTTTGTTTTTATTACCATTTGGGGCAATGTAAAGCACATACGATTTGTCATGTTGACCATGATTATTTTGTTGATATGGCGCACGATGTGAAAAATTTCCTTAATGGTCAAGACAATAAAATTGTTGACCAACTTAAAGATAAAATGCAAAAAGCGTCAGATTTAATGGAATTTGAACGTGCGGCAGAATATCGCGATTTACTGCAAGCTATCTCAACTTTACGCACGAAACAGCGTGTGATGAGCCAAGATATGATGGACCGTGATATTTTTGGTTACTACGTTGACAAAGGCTGGATGTGTGTGCAAGTATTTTTTGTTCGCCAAGGAAAACTCATTCAACGTGATGTTAATATGTTTCCTTATTATAATGACCCAGAAGAAGATTTTTTGACTTACATGGGGCAATTTTACCGTGACAATAAGCACTTTATTCCCAAAGAAATTTTTATTCCTAAAGAAATTGATGAAGACTTGGTCAAGGCGATTGTTGATACGAAAATCATCAAGCCCCAACGTGGTGAGAAGAAGCAGCTTGTTAACCTAGCTATCAAAAATGCACGTATGAGTTTGCAACAAAAATTTGATTTGCTTGAAAAAGATGTTAAGAAAACTTATGGCGCTGTTGAAAATATCGGCGAATTGCTTAACATTCCAAAGCCTGTTCGTATTGAAGCATTTGATAACTCAAATATTCAAGGAACAAGCCCTGTCGCTGCTATGGTGGTCTTTGTAAATGGAAAACCAAGTAAGAAAGATTATCGAAAATTCAAGATTAAAACGGTTGTCGGACCAGATGATTATGCCAGTATGCGCGAGGTCATCTATCGCCGTTATAGCCGTGTGCTGAAAGATGGCTTAGTGCCACCAGATTTGATTATCATCGATGGTGGTCAAGGTCAGGTCAATGTGGCGCGTGATGTTATTGAAAATAAACTCGGTCTTGATATTCCAATTGCTGGTCTGCAAAAAAATGATAAACACCAAACGCACGAATTATTATTTGGTGACCCCTTAGAAGTTGTTGAATTGCCACGAAATTCCGAAGAATTTTTCTTGTTACAACGTATCCAAGATGAGGTGCACCGTTTTGCTATTACCTTCCACCGTCAAGTGCGTAGTAAAAATTCATTCTCATCAAAACTGGATGGCATTGCTGGATTGGGACCAAAGCGCAAGCAATTACTCATGAAGCACTTTAAGAGCCTACCCAATATTCAAAAGGCTGATATAGACGACATTGTGAACTGTGGTATTCCACGAAATGTCGCGACTGCGATTAAAGCAAAATTAAGTGATGAGGAAGCGGCCAATGCTAACGATTAAACCGATGACTGAAGAACTTGCTGTTTGCCAAGTCGAGGATTATTCACAAGTCAGTCTGGGAAATCCGTTTGTCGTTACTGGGGCAACAGATGACGAAAAATAACTTGTTTGTCCGATTGCTTTTGTCTCTGAAAATGCTTTGACAGTTGATAAGACTTGGTCAGCTTTCGAATTGAGGGTATTTTAGACTTTTCTTTGATTGGCATTTTATCGAAAATATCAAGTCTTTTAACAGAAAATAATACTAGTATTTTTGCCATTTCGACCTACTAATACGGATTACGTTTTAACGAAAATAGTAGATTTCCAAAGAGCACTCTGATTCTTAGAAGAAGCAGGGGATCAGATTTAGGGAGAATTTTTGCAAGAAACGAAAGGTACTTTTGAATATAAATAAGAGAATTTTATGAAAACTTTCTATTTCTGTTTGTAATCTTTTTTAAACTGTGCTAACATGGATAGGGATTTTTTAAGGAGATAAGCATGTTTAAGAATTTTAAGAAGAGCCTTTCTCATCTACGAGAAAAGCGCTTTTGGCTACCAAGCCTTATGATAATGCTAGTTGCTTTTTTACTGATTCTTCCACAAATTATATCAAAAGGTGTTATTGTTGGTAGTGATTTTCTCTTTCACTACAATCGTTTCTATGAAACGGCTATGCAGATTAAGACTGGTAACTTCAGTTATTTTATATCCTTGTATGGCTTTTATAGCTCAGGGCGGATTGTTAATGCGTTATACGGTCCCTATTTTGCCTATTTTCAAGGTTTACTGGTTTTAATCAGTCGTAATTGGTACACGTATCAGTTAGTGTCACGCTTTTTGTTGAGTGTGATTGCAGGCTTTTCAATGTATCGATTAACACGTAGAGTAGCTGTCAAGCCTAAAATTTCTTTAGCCATTGCTATTTTTTACATGATGACTTTTTCTGTTCAATATTGGACATTTAGGCAAGGTTTTTCAAGTTGGGGAGCTGCTTTTATGCCGTGGTGCATGATTCCAGCGATTGATTTTGTAAAAACTAAAAAAGTAGGCGTGCTACGCTTAGCTGTTGCTGTCGCTTTGATGATGCAAGTTCATATGCTAAGCTGTTTCTTGCTTATTGTTTCTTATTTGCCGTTTTATTTGTACGGTTTTATCAAATCTCAAGAAAAGAAAACCATTATCATCAAAGGAATACAAGCTGTTTTACTGGCTCTTTTATTGACAACGAATGTCTGGGCTGCGCTTATTGACGTCGGGCGTAGTAATAATTTGGTTGAACCATTTATCAATTCAAAATTATATATTATGACGGTGAATCAACGTAGCATTCAATGGCTGATAACACCGTTACCTTTGCTACTTTTGGTGCTGTATCAATTGTATTTTTCATTCAGACATTGGCGCCATTTTGATATACTCTTGCGAGTTACAACAGGAACATTTTTCTTCTTTCTCGTTCTGTCAAGTAGCATTTTTCCTTGGTACAGTATTAATAAATTAAACCTTTCTTTAGTCAATTTAATTCAATTCCCGTTTCGCTTTTTTGTGCCCGCTACGGTGCTATTATTATTAGCAGTAGCGCTAGTTTTAGAGCGTTATTTTGATATCAAATGGTCCAGACTAGTGACAGCCGGAGCGATTTTGATTAATCTTTTCAGCCTTGCTCAGCTAACACATCTGCAACAAGAAAAGATTGTTGAATACTATACTGCTAAACACCCTATCAAAACTAAAAAACATACCTTTGTTTGGGGAAAGCCTGAGGAAGTTCGAGCTAGTTTTCACAGTTCAGATTTAGATGAACTGTTAAATTTAATCTCGAAATCAACACCAGACTATCTTCCTGCTGACAAATCAAACAAGGATAACAAATACGTTCTTTATGAAGAATTTGTCATTAGTCATACAGCTGCTTTTGACAAATCACAAGATGGCAATACTCTTATCTTTACATGGATTGCCGACAATAGTGGTAAGGTCAACATTCCAATCGCCAAATACAAGGATACTGAGCTAACACTCAATGGTAAGAAACTAAGTTGTAAGGACTATTCCTTGTCAGGAATCGGAACACCGACTGTGACACAAAAAGTCGGAAAAAACATATTAAAAATCACTTACCATATTGGTGTCTGGTTCAAACCTTTACTGATTGGCAACGTCTTCACATGGCTAGCAGTAGCAGGCTATGCTTGGCTAAAGAAATTAAGAATGATAAAAAAAGTATAATAATTTTAGGACTGGAATTGCACATCCAGTCTTTTTATTTTACAAAAATCTTGTTTCATGTTAGATTTCTTTCCCAAAACTACTAAAAAAAGCTGTGAACTCTTTCAAAAAATGTTAGAATAGAGGAGCAGAGATATTTTAGAAGGAGGTTCGCTTATGAAGTTTCTAGAATTAAACAAAAAGCGACATGCCGTCAAAACCTTCAATGACAAAGCTGTTGATTATAAGGATTTACGAACAGCCATTGAAATCGCTACATTAGCTCCAAGTGCTAATAATATCCAACCTTGGAAATTTGTTGTGGTGGAAGATAAAAAAGCCGAACTTGCTGAACATCTTCCAGAAATTAATAAAAAGCAAGTAGAGCAAGCTCAATACGTTGTAGCAATTTTTACCGATACAGATTTGGTTCAACGTTCTCGCAAAATTGCTCGTATTGGTGTCAAGTCATTGAGTAATGATATGTTAGGCTACTACATGGAGACTTTACCTGCTCGTTTTGCAGAATTTGACGACAAACGTAAAGGTGAATACCTTGCTCTTAATGCTGGAATTGTTGCCA
Coding sequences within:
- a CDS encoding YkgJ family cysteine cluster protein gives rise to the protein MTDIDIERYHELAQQKQKEHRKFLATLKKKAPKNLDKITQEIHTEVFNEIDCTKCANCCKSLGPLFTEADITRISKVFRMKLGVFEDMYLRVDEDGDKVFQSMPCPFLGDDNLCTIYDVRPKACREFPHTDRKKIYQINNLTIKNTLFCPAAYLFVEKLKERLEGK
- a CDS encoding ABC transporter permease, translating into MFLAWNEMKHSKLRYGLVVGVIFLIAYLVFFLTGLANGLAQTNRSAVDSWKSDYVILNEQANKNLRMSRFSVDLKNDVNADKMAELTQASTTIKDKEKNKINVNLFAIKQDEFLRPKLSEGKLFSKTGEVVADSSLKKSYQLKIGDKITLGDSTKKLTITGFTDNASFNVQPVLYMTKETLASVLADNAQVNTISALVIRGKVNQVPKELESMTTSTFIENLPGYKAQNLTFSFMIGFLIVIAAIVIGIFIYILTLQKKAIFGVLKAQGISNGYLSRMVFAQTFILAILAVSLGLALTLLSAVFLPTSVPFQVNPLFFAGISVLMVLIAVFGALFSVVSIVKVDPLKAIG
- a CDS encoding ABC transporter ATP-binding protein, which produces MTAIELINIKKYFKDGPDQIEALKETNLTINKGEFVAVIGPSGSGKSTFLTIIGGLQSPSQGEVRLNGQAFSQKKEKARAKMRFDQIGFILQASNLVPFLKIKDQLRLVDKIDKKKQRESIDSLFDQLGIASIADKYPEEISGGQRQRVAIARALYNDPTIILADEPTASLDTEKAMEVVKILADEAKEKNKAVLMVTHDRRLVSYCDRLLVMEDGVLREEEIAAYQ
- a CDS encoding potassium channel family protein: MITFFLQMRRTLRVLWSIFKDDETRGIAGVTAVLLLSGTLFYANVEHFTYLDALYFSFTTLTTIGYGDIYPVTAAGKIFTMMYSVVGLGVMGSFLAVVVKKLGQLDKKK
- a CDS encoding YjjG family noncanonical pyrimidine nucleotidase — its product is MIYRDLLFDLDHTLLDFNAAEDVALTELLTEAHVDDIETYKEVYIPMNRKLWNDLSLKKITKKELVDTRFSRLFAHFGHEVDGHAFAMRYQDFLSQQGQTLPGADQLLDQLNQEGYRIFGATNGITKIQTGRMANSGIKDYFEHVFISDEVGYQKPDKGFYDAISGAISRFNQEKALMIGDNLLADIQGGNNAGIDTVWYNPDKKINHTVANPTYTVHNYQELLKLLR
- a CDS encoding Crp/Fnr family transcriptional regulator, with the translated sequence MYSTLDITELYQYGERVTFKKGDNLAQSVTGETSGDIYILSSGICALSSISCDGKETTYLYFKKRQFVGFVPLMNNLHLNYYGKKSFSIVAKTPCVAYRISNRQFQDLLGFPSVVSLMLNTLTENHIYLMEHFHSSKNEPALVQFCRFLLDQAEPCESGHLALNTFFTYQEIACYLGMHSVTIARMVKSLRAEEMIEKTGHQIQIINPEQMAKLITEERKIDY
- a CDS encoding LysR family transcriptional regulator, with the translated sequence MLDYRVFTFMKVCETLNFTQAAKELHITQPAVTKHVKTLETEYQTKLFTFSGKQCQLTQSGKELLDLLTTMDTDIKHFKTQLKQDLQPLNFGATLTIGEYVLTDSLVDILANHPNFQVKMLVDNTETLLKAIDNGQIDFALIEGFFSKEKYDFLPYRTESFIAVASPGSPLASGSYSLEDLLAYPIIVREQGSGTREILEIMLKEANLTISDFHKITEIGNLNTICELVQKNLGISFVYQSVVQKEISAGKLQKINLDIPAISHDFTFIWRKNSHFKNHYQDIFKLFF
- a CDS encoding YeiH family protein, which gives rise to MMTIEKKLPGIMFCVILALPAWFLGNLFPLVGAPVFAILLGMVMGNFHNNRTQTTDGIAFTSKYILQAAVVLLGFGLNLTQVFKVGTQSLPIIISTIAVSLVVAFLLQKWLKLDSNIAILVGVGSSICGGSAIAATAPVIKAKDEEVAKSISVIFLFNILAALIFPTLGELLHLSNQGFALFAGTAVNDTSSVTATATAWDAVHGSNTLDGATIVKLTRTLAIIPITLGLSIYKAYQDSKNGRANQTTFQLKKAFPMFILYFLLASIVTTIVSGLGIDTVIFDNLKTLSKFFIVMAMGAIGLNTNPIKLIKTGGQAIGLGATCWIAITCVSLWMQHLLGIW